Proteins encoded within one genomic window of Methanothrix harundinacea 6Ac:
- a CDS encoding cell division protein FtsZ — protein MLNVLMLGIGQCGNRILDAVNREAFGGSSRLSKYYSRQKFPSRVETLAINTAVNDLKELRFTAAKDRLHVPNLHGVGANRGIGKQGFWENREMIMEEIERRGDFDIAFVMTSASGGTGSSFTPLVVHELRERYKKITVIPVMVLPFREEGSIYLQNAAFSMRDIMEVESDGIILVDNQYLKRLSGDIKTAYDKINEMVAERLLFLIESLDSEMLSVTDLGDFKTVMKGGLGMGTLGFYESDKKTASLTSAIESSLKPSGLLYPADVYEDAARAMIIIQGSRDSLDVDEITKSVEKLSTKIGQVFKGIVIKKGRPKILSVFTLGQVPDLEMLYAQAAQAIQDEKSRKTRAKKQLDDAFAYIEDLEEVY, from the coding sequence ATGTTGAACGTACTGATGCTGGGGATCGGCCAATGTGGCAACAGGATCCTGGATGCCGTCAACCGGGAGGCCTTCGGAGGCTCCTCCAGGCTATCCAAGTACTATTCGCGGCAGAAGTTTCCCAGCCGGGTTGAGACCCTCGCCATCAACACCGCCGTAAATGACCTCAAGGAGCTCCGGTTCACCGCCGCCAAAGACCGGCTCCACGTCCCGAACCTCCACGGAGTCGGAGCCAACCGGGGGATCGGAAAGCAGGGCTTCTGGGAGAACCGCGAGATGATCATGGAGGAGATCGAGCGGAGGGGGGACTTCGACATCGCCTTCGTGATGACCTCCGCCTCCGGAGGGACCGGCTCCTCCTTCACCCCCCTCGTCGTCCACGAGCTGAGGGAGCGTTACAAGAAGATCACCGTCATCCCGGTGATGGTCCTCCCCTTCCGGGAGGAGGGGTCGATATACCTCCAGAACGCCGCCTTCAGCATGAGGGACATCATGGAGGTGGAGTCCGACGGGATCATCCTAGTGGACAACCAGTACCTGAAGCGGCTGAGCGGCGACATAAAGACCGCCTACGACAAGATTAACGAGATGGTGGCGGAGAGGCTCCTCTTCCTCATTGAGTCCTTAGATAGCGAGATGCTCTCGGTCACCGACCTCGGGGACTTCAAGACGGTGATGAAGGGAGGCCTGGGGATGGGGACCCTCGGCTTCTACGAGTCGGACAAGAAGACCGCCTCCCTCACCTCGGCGATCGAGAGCTCCCTCAAGCCGTCGGGGCTCCTCTACCCCGCCGACGTCTACGAGGACGCCGCGAGGGCGATGATCATCATCCAGGGGTCGAGGGACTCCCTCGACGTCGACGAGATCACCAAGTCCGTGGAGAAGCTCTCGACGAAGATCGGCCAGGTCTTCAAGGGTATCGTCATAAAGAAGGGGAGGCCGAAGATCCTCTCCGTCTTCACCCTCGGCCAGGTCCCCGACCTGGAGATGCTCTACGCCCAGGCCGCCCAGGCGATCCAGGACGAGAAGAGCCGGAAGACCAGAGCCAAAAAGCAGCTCGACGACGCCTTCGCCTACATCGAGGACCTGGAAGAGGTCTACTAG
- a CDS encoding BatD family protein encodes MRPIYLVAMALFLMAAIPAAQAASDDGGDKAEDTTSRDFSLRVGEGVRIGDYRVELINVVSMVDGLIEVKVWKRVGTFEDWRVMEDHRDANFDEGADRGGLTLTVIDIFDDDTVRMRAKYRSSYGYPQKYVTERGLAPRTFPKLEVSTSLDRTDLSVGDEVKVTITVTNVGNDTARDVAVQDSPPLPAFRYVAGYPPKIKNSLQVGESDLAVYSMVAATEGEAKIPATVVRYADSKSAVSSASSKATSVTIKPKRKPDLLLSVASAGPISYGGEGTFTVTIRNQGDASASRVEVRSNLRSVGSDLEVVEGALDQSFFEIPAGGSESYSATLRGSRGGNYTIDLVASFQADGEMMQRGTSFDVTVLQRELPFLYLLPIVPAVILAAWLFRRYKEYKY; translated from the coding sequence ATGCGACCGATCTATCTCGTGGCGATGGCTCTCTTCCTTATGGCCGCCATTCCGGCGGCACAAGCCGCCTCCGACGATGGGGGCGACAAGGCGGAGGATACCACATCCCGGGATTTCTCCCTCAGGGTGGGGGAGGGGGTGAGGATAGGAGACTATCGGGTGGAGCTGATAAACGTCGTATCGATGGTAGACGGCCTGATCGAGGTGAAGGTCTGGAAGAGGGTCGGCACCTTTGAGGACTGGAGGGTGATGGAGGATCACAGGGACGCCAACTTCGATGAGGGGGCCGACCGGGGCGGCCTCACCCTGACGGTCATCGACATCTTCGACGACGATACCGTCAGGATGAGGGCGAAGTACCGGTCGAGCTACGGATACCCCCAGAAGTATGTCACCGAGAGGGGGCTCGCCCCCAGGACCTTCCCGAAGCTGGAGGTTTCGACCTCCCTGGACAGAACGGACCTCAGCGTCGGAGACGAGGTGAAGGTGACGATCACCGTGACGAACGTCGGCAACGATACCGCCCGGGATGTGGCGGTCCAGGACTCTCCGCCGCTGCCGGCGTTCAGGTACGTCGCTGGATATCCCCCCAAGATCAAGAACAGCCTCCAGGTCGGCGAGTCCGACCTCGCCGTCTACTCGATGGTGGCGGCGACGGAGGGGGAGGCGAAGATCCCGGCGACGGTGGTCAGGTACGCCGACTCGAAGTCCGCGGTCTCCTCCGCCAGCTCAAAGGCCACCAGCGTCACCATCAAGCCCAAGAGGAAGCCGGATCTGCTCCTATCCGTCGCCTCCGCAGGTCCTATCAGCTATGGCGGGGAGGGGACGTTCACCGTCACCATAAGAAACCAGGGGGATGCCAGCGCTTCCAGGGTGGAGGTGAGGTCGAACCTCAGGTCCGTCGGATCCGACCTGGAGGTGGTGGAGGGGGCCCTCGATCAGAGCTTCTTTGAGATCCCGGCGGGAGGGTCTGAGAGCTACTCTGCGACCCTCCGGGGGTCCCGGGGCGGAAACTACACCATCGACCTTGTTGCCAGCTTCCAGGCCGACGGGGAGATGATGCAGCGAGGGACCTCCTTCGATGTGACGGTGCTGCAGAGGGAGCTCCCGTTCCTCTACCTCCTCCCCATCGTCCCCGCCGTCATCCTGGCGGCTTGGCTCTTCCGACGGTACAAAGAATATAAATATTAA
- the nadC gene encoding carboxylating nicotinate-nucleotide diphosphorylase codes for MLPSELERFVREDLGAMEDDIPPVPEVDAKAAIVAKERCVVSGVAEAFAILNYFGLEGSGLVPEGEEVAAGRRVMEIRGPAAAILRAERLVLNFMGRMSGISTLTRDCAALAGRVRVASTRKTTPGFRSFEKRAVAVGGGDPHRFDLSSSVMIKDNHLKLMSLEEALAAARRMASFTKKIEVEVEGVTDAVKAARLGADIIMFDNMRPDEIRAGVELLVREGLRDRVILEASGGITPETVPEYAATGVDVISLGALTRSSPWIDFSLEIEV; via the coding sequence ATGCTTCCATCTGAGCTGGAGCGGTTCGTCAGGGAAGATCTGGGGGCGATGGAGGATGACATCCCCCCAGTCCCCGAAGTTGATGCGAAGGCTGCGATCGTGGCCAAAGAGAGGTGCGTCGTTTCTGGGGTCGCGGAGGCCTTCGCCATCCTCAATTACTTCGGCCTCGAAGGGTCGGGGCTCGTCCCGGAGGGGGAGGAGGTGGCCGCAGGGAGGAGGGTGATGGAGATCCGGGGTCCAGCGGCGGCGATCCTCAGGGCCGAAAGGCTGGTCCTGAACTTCATGGGGAGGATGAGCGGGATCTCCACCCTCACCCGGGACTGCGCGGCCCTAGCCGGGAGGGTGCGGGTCGCCTCCACCCGGAAGACGACGCCGGGTTTTCGGTCCTTCGAGAAGAGGGCGGTGGCGGTGGGGGGCGGTGACCCCCACCGGTTCGACCTCTCCAGCTCCGTCATGATCAAGGACAACCACCTCAAGCTGATGAGCCTCGAAGAGGCCCTGGCCGCCGCCAGGCGGATGGCCAGCTTCACCAAGAAGATCGAGGTGGAGGTGGAGGGGGTCACCGACGCGGTGAAGGCGGCCCGGCTGGGGGCGGACATAATTATGTTCGACAACATGAGGCCGGATGAGATCCGGGCGGGGGTTGAGCTTCTCGTCCGGGAGGGGCTCCGAGACCGGGTGATCCTGGAGGCGTCGGGGGGGATAACCCCCGAGACGGTCCCCGAATACGCCGCCACGGGAGTGGACGTCATCTCCCTGGGAGCCCTCACCAGGTCCTCCCCATGGATCGACTTCAGCCTGGAGATCGAGGTCTGA
- a CDS encoding aspartate dehydrogenase, with the protein MVLKIGLVGCGAIGLEIARAIDRGEVEAELVAVFDRNGDRARELLKGLRGKPRLLELEELVEGSDIVVEAASQRAVPEVARAALGRGRDLMIMSVGALLDPGLRRTVEELARDRGCRVYLPSGAISGLDGLKSAGAGRIDIVTLTTTKNPRGFAGAPYIEDRGIDLSAISKPTVIFEGPAEEAVSAFPANVNVAATLSLTARGARVRVRIVADPDIEVNIHEICAEGDFGRITTRVENVPSPRNPKTSRLAALSAIATLRSIVEPVKIGT; encoded by the coding sequence ATGGTTCTGAAGATAGGGCTGGTGGGATGCGGCGCGATCGGTCTGGAGATCGCAAGAGCGATAGACAGAGGCGAGGTCGAGGCGGAACTGGTGGCGGTCTTCGATCGGAACGGAGATAGGGCGCGGGAGCTGTTGAAGGGGCTGAGGGGAAAGCCGAGGCTCCTGGAGCTGGAGGAACTGGTGGAGGGCTCCGATATCGTGGTGGAGGCTGCCTCTCAGAGGGCGGTCCCCGAGGTGGCCAGGGCAGCCCTCGGGAGGGGGCGGGACCTGATGATCATGTCCGTAGGGGCCCTTCTGGACCCCGGCCTCCGCCGGACGGTGGAGGAGCTCGCAAGGGATAGGGGCTGCCGGGTTTACCTCCCCTCGGGGGCGATATCAGGGCTCGACGGCCTCAAGTCCGCGGGGGCCGGAAGGATAGACATCGTCACCCTCACCACCACCAAGAACCCCAGGGGGTTTGCGGGGGCGCCCTACATCGAGGATAGGGGGATCGACCTCTCGGCGATCTCCAAGCCGACGGTGATCTTCGAGGGGCCCGCCGAGGAGGCGGTATCGGCCTTTCCCGCCAACGTCAACGTCGCAGCTACCTTAAGCCTCACCGCCCGGGGGGCGAGGGTGAGGGTGAGGATAGTGGCAGACCCAGATATCGAGGTGAACATCCACGAGATATGCGCGGAGGGGGACTTCGGTCGGATCACCACCCGGGTCGAGAACGTCCCATCGCCGAGGAACCCCAAGACCAGCCGCCTCGCCGCCCTATCGGCGATCGCCACCCTCCGGTCGATCGTCGAGCCGGTGAAGATCGGAACCTAA